From Desulfobacterales bacterium:
ATTACTTTTTTATGAAATCCTAAATTAAAACCCTGCGTTAATATTATTTTAAAAGAAAATTATGAAATTACACCCACTCTACCCTTTTTTCTGAATCTTTTGTTTCAACAACTTCTCCTATTAAATAAGTTTTCATTTCCATAGCATTAAGACGCTCTGTAATGTCTTGTAATTTTTTTTCAGGAACAACGGCAATAAGACCTATACCATTATTAAAAGTTCTTAACATCTCAGTGTCACTAATTTTTCCAGCTTGTTGAAGAAAAGAAAATATAGGCGGAACTTCCCAGCTTTTCCTTTTTATTATAACCTTACATTGTTTAGGTATTATTCTCACTATATTTTCAGGAATACCTCCTCCTGTTATATGAGCAAGCCCATGAATAGGCAAATCTCTAATAAGCTTATTAATTATTTCTTGATATATAATTGTTGGAGTCAATAATTCTTCACCTAAAGTTTTTCCTAGCTCAGGTATATAAGAATCTACCTTTAATTTTAACACATCAAAGCATATTTTTCTGACTAAAGAAAATCCATTGCTATGAAGTCCACTTGAGGCTACTCCAATAAGCTTATTGCCTACATGTATTTCTGAACCATCAATAATTTTATCATTATCTACAATTCCAACAGCAAAACCAGCCAAATCATACTCTTTTTCATGATAAATACCTGGCATTTCTGCTGTTTCTCCACCTATTAGCGCACAGCCCGCTATTGTGCATCCTTCAGCAATTCCTTTTACTAATTCCTTGGCAACCCTTTCATCAAGCTTTCCCATCGCTAAATAATCAAGAAAAAAAAGGCTTTTAGCACCTTGAACCGCTACATCATTGACACACATAGCTACTAAATCTATTCCAATTGTATCATGCTTATCCATCATAACAGCTATTTTAAGCTTTGTACCAACTCCATCAGTTGAACTTACAAGAACAGGTTTAGTTATATTTGATAAATTTAGAGAAAAAAGGCCTCCAAATCCGCCTATTTCACCCATTACACCAGATTGAGGGGTATTTCTTGCAATTTGTTTTATTGTTTCAACAAATTCTTGCGCCTTATCAATATCTACCCCTGATTCAGCATATGTTAAAGTTTTTTCCATTATTTTTTCCTTGTAAAATTTTATTTATAATAATCTTTGGATAATAATTTTTATAGTAAAAGTCAAAATAATTCTGTAATATAGCTTATCTGTAGTTAAATTACTAAATATAATAATAGTAAGTATAAAAAAAATTAATTATAAGATAAATTATACTTACCTATTCATTCTACAAAAAAAAATCAAGCTATAAACAAAGTTAACTTTAAATATATCTTTAAAATATAATTATAACTTAAAAAAGGAAAAAAATTATGAGTAAAGTAAGTAAGTATATATTCCCTATTTTAGCTATAACAGTTTTAGCTATGGCCGCCCAAGCTCCGTTTGAATCAGATGTTTTTAATACACCAAAAGAAGCTTTTAAAATTACATTCATTGGACATGGGAGTTTGCTTTTTAATTTTAATGAAAAAGCTATTTACATTGATCCCTTCGGAAAATTAGCAGATTATTCACAACTCCCAAAAGCAGATATTATTTTAATAACTCATGAACACTTAGACCATTTTGATCCAGAAGCAATCAGGATGATAAAGACTGAAAAAACAGATATTGTCCTTACTCAAAATTGTTCTAAAAAAATAACTGGCCTTATAATAAAAAATGGAGATATTCAAACTGTTCAAGGAATAAAAATAGAAGCTATCCCAGCTTATAACATTATACATAAACGTGATAACGGAGATTTTTTTCATCCGAAAGGTGTTGGTAATGGATATGTAATTACATTTAATGATAAGCGGGTATACATAGCTGGTGATACCGAAAATATCCCTGAAATGAAGGCATTACAAAAAATTGATATCGCTTTTTTACCTATGAATCTGCCATATACAATGACTCCAGAAATGGTAGCTGATGCAGCAAAATCTTTCAAACCTACAATTTTGTATCCTTACCATTATGGAGAGACAAATACTTTAAAAATCATAAATATGTTGAAAGACATAAAAGATATCGATGTTCGTATCCGTAAAATGAATTGAATGTAATCTTTTCAGAAATTTTAGCTCCGTAGGAGCGTCCTGTTTAATTAACAGGTCGCTCCTACGGAGCTAAAATTTAGATTATCGCAATTACTACAAACAGGCCGTCCCTAAGGGACTCTTATGTTAAGTCAACAGCATTGCCCTTGCTGGGTGAGGGTGAAAATAATTCCAAAATTTTGGGAAATAATTTAAGTGAATACTTCTATCACTATGGAAGGCATTAGAAATGCCATTTCAAACCTCAATTATGATAACCCTAAATCTTTAAAATATAAACTTATTAATGCTATTGCCAGCTTTTATGATTCCGATAATTCTCCA
This genomic window contains:
- a CDS encoding phosphoribosylformylglycinamidine cyclo-ligase; the protein is MEKTLTYAESGVDIDKAQEFVETIKQIARNTPQSGVMGEIGGFGGLFSLNLSNITKPVLVSSTDGVGTKLKIAVMMDKHDTIGIDLVAMCVNDVAVQGAKSLFFLDYLAMGKLDERVAKELVKGIAEGCTIAGCALIGGETAEMPGIYHEKEYDLAGFAVGIVDNDKIIDGSEIHVGNKLIGVASSGLHSNGFSLVRKICFDVLKLKVDSYIPELGKTLGEELLTPTIIYQEIINKLIRDLPIHGLAHITGGGIPENIVRIIPKQCKVIIKRKSWEVPPIFSFLQQAGKISDTEMLRTFNNGIGLIAVVPEKKLQDITERLNAMEMKTYLIGEVVETKDSEKRVEWV
- a CDS encoding MBL fold metallo-hydrolase, whose amino-acid sequence is MSKVSKYIFPILAITVLAMAAQAPFESDVFNTPKEAFKITFIGHGSLLFNFNEKAIYIDPFGKLADYSQLPKADIILITHEHLDHFDPEAIRMIKTEKTDIVLTQNCSKKITGLIIKNGDIQTVQGIKIEAIPAYNIIHKRDNGDFFHPKGVGNGYVITFNDKRVYIAGDTENIPEMKALQKIDIAFLPMNLPYTMTPEMVADAAKSFKPTILYPYHYGETNTLKIINMLKDIKDIDVRIRKMN